Proteins encoded by one window of Polyodon spathula isolate WHYD16114869_AA chromosome 16, ASM1765450v1, whole genome shotgun sequence:
- the LOC121328619 gene encoding microfibrillar-associated protein 2-like, producing the protein MRTTCLFLLSLPALILAQQYDVGEEDFYPSPSQYGPYIPLAEEYDYSEQSQTELEAQQSQLTPQEQQQQQHTFPVEDDLPETEPTEPGPLDCREEQYPCTRLYSVHKPCQQCLKSLCFYSLRRVYVVNKEVCVRTVCAHDELLRADLCRDQYSKCGVMAHTGLCGTMGTSCAKSCGGC; encoded by the exons ATGAGAACCACCTGCCTGTTCCTGCTCTCTTTGCCAG ccctaATCCTAGCCCAGCAGTACGATGTGGGTGAAGAAGATTTCTACCCAAGCCCATCGCAGTACGGACCATATATTCCACTGG cggaAGAGTATGACTATTCAG AGCAAAGCCAAACAGAACTGGAGGCACAGCAGAGCCAGCTCACTCcccaggagcagcagcagcagcagcacacctTCCCCGTCGAGG ATGACCTGCCTGAGACAGAGCCGACAGAGCCTGGACCCCTGG ATTGTAGAGAAGAGCAGTACCCATGCACTAGACTGTACTCTGTCCACAAGCCCTGCCAACAGTGCCTCAAGAGTCTGTGCTTCTACAG cctGCGAAGAGTCTACGTGGTGAACAAGGAGGTGTGTGTGCGCACGGTCTGTGCTCACGATGAGCTGCTCCGAG CTGACCTGTGTCGTGATCAGTACTCTAAGTGTGGAGTGATGGCTCACACCGGCCTGTGTGGGACCATGGGGACCTCTTGCGCTAAGAGCTGCGGCGGCTGCTAG